A genomic stretch from Papio anubis isolate 15944 chromosome 18, Panubis1.0, whole genome shotgun sequence includes:
- the TEDC2 gene encoding tubulin epsilon and delta complex protein 2 isoform X7: protein MLPADCSRRLVAELQGALDACAQRQLQLEQSLRVCRRLLQAWEPPGTWTWEPPPEPETNEEDPLPACTPSPQDLKELEFLTQALEKAVRVRRGITKAGERNKAPSLKSRSIVTSPGTTASTPPQSPGQAGGHASDTRPTKGLRQTTVPAKGRPERQLPSVRDRTRAGIGARAPRPGAGLRNQHMAPSAAPQAPEAFTLKEKGHLLRLPAAFRKAASQNSSLWVQLSSMQTSDSMDAAAAKTQFLQNIQTAVSLLGLWEPGGPLALNLAVRRVPAQAQCCGSGGGGEAPAEGLFAAETACEGGTLSSPNGLDAGVPLPAHAGGPAGHGGPVSAEAAGTACSTQELQTLAALKLRVAVLDQQIHLEKVLMAELLPLVSAAQPEGPSWLTLCRAAHSLLCEGGARVLTILRDESVD from the exons ATGCTGCCCGCGGACTGCTCGCGCCG GCTGGTAGCCGAGCTGCAGGGCGCCCTGGACGCCTGCGCACAGCGACAGCTGCAACTGGAGCAGAGCCTGCGCGTCTGCCGTCGGCTGCTGCAGGCCTG GGAACCACCCGGGACCTGGACTTGGGAGCCACCTCCAGAGCCAGAAACTAACGAAGAGGACCCCCTTCCAG CATGCACACCCAGTCCACAAGACCTCAAAGAGTTGGAGTTTCTGACCCAGGCACTGGAGAAGGCTGTTCGGGTTCGAAGAGGCATCACTAAGGCTGGAGAAAGAAACAAGGCCCCCAGCCTGAAATCTAGGTCCATTGTCACCTCTCCTGGCACAAcagcctccaccccaccccagtcCCCAGGCCAAGCTGGTGGCCATGCCTCAGACACGAGACCCACCAAGGGCCTCCGCCAGACCACAGTGCCTGCCAAGGGCCGCCCTGAGCGCCAGCTGCCGTCAGTGCGGGATAGGACCCGTGCTGGGATAGGAGCCCGAGCCCCCAGGCCTGGAGCGGGCCTCAGGAACCAGCATATGGCCCCATCGGCTGCTCCTCAGGCCCCAGAAGCCTTCACACTCAAGGAAAAGGG GCACCTGCTGCGGCTGCCTGCGGCATTCAGGAAAGCGGCTTCCCAGAACTCGAG CCTGTGGGTCCAGCTGAGTTCCATGCAGACCAGTGATTCCATGGATGCCGCTGCTGCCAAAACCCAGTTCCTCCAGAACATACAGACAGCTGTATCCTTGCTGGGCTTGTGGGAGCCTGGTGGGCCTCTGGCTCTGAACCTGGCAG TCAGGCGGGTCCCAGCCCAGGCTCAGTGCTGCGGAAGTGGAGGCGGAGGCGAGGCGCCTGCGGAAGGCCTGTTCGCTGCTGAGACTGCGTGTGAGGGAGGAACTCTCAGCAG CCCCAATGGACTGGATGCAGGAGTACCGCTGCCTGCTCACGCTGGAGGGCCTGCAGGCCATGGTGGGCCAGTGTCTGCAGAGGCTGCAGGAACTGCGTGCAG CACCCAGGAGCTGCAGACCCTGGCGGCCCTCAAGCTGCGAGTGGCCGTGCTGGACCAGCAGATCCACTTGGAAAAG gtCCTGATGGCTGAACTCCTCCCCCTGGTAAGTGCTGCACAGCCAGAGGGGCCGTCCTGGCTGACCCTGTGCCGGGCTGCACACAGCCTGCTCTGCGAGGGAGGTGCACGTGTCCTCACCATCCTGCGAGATGAATCTGTGGACTGA
- the TEDC2 gene encoding tubulin epsilon and delta complex protein 2 isoform X9: MLPADCSRRLVAELQGALDACAQRQLQLEQSLRVCRRLLQAWEPPGTWTWEPPPEPETNEEDPLPACTPSPQDLKELEFLTQALEKAVRVRRGITKAGERNKAPSLKSRSIVTSPGTTASTPPQSPGQAGGHASDTRPTKGLRQTTVPAKGRPERQLPSVRDRTRAGIGARAPRPGAGLRNQHMAPSAAPQAPEAFTLKEKGHLLRLPAAFRKAASQNSSLWVQLSSMQTSDSMDAAAAKTQFLQNIQTAVSLLGLWEPGGPLALNLAVRRVPAQAQCCGSGGGGEAPAEGLFAAETACEGGTLSSPNGLDAGVPLPAHAGGPAGHGGPVSAEAAGTACSTQELQTLAALKLRVAVLDQQIHLEKVLLEEEMGVQQRSAALRRT; this comes from the exons ATGCTGCCCGCGGACTGCTCGCGCCG GCTGGTAGCCGAGCTGCAGGGCGCCCTGGACGCCTGCGCACAGCGACAGCTGCAACTGGAGCAGAGCCTGCGCGTCTGCCGTCGGCTGCTGCAGGCCTG GGAACCACCCGGGACCTGGACTTGGGAGCCACCTCCAGAGCCAGAAACTAACGAAGAGGACCCCCTTCCAG CATGCACACCCAGTCCACAAGACCTCAAAGAGTTGGAGTTTCTGACCCAGGCACTGGAGAAGGCTGTTCGGGTTCGAAGAGGCATCACTAAGGCTGGAGAAAGAAACAAGGCCCCCAGCCTGAAATCTAGGTCCATTGTCACCTCTCCTGGCACAAcagcctccaccccaccccagtcCCCAGGCCAAGCTGGTGGCCATGCCTCAGACACGAGACCCACCAAGGGCCTCCGCCAGACCACAGTGCCTGCCAAGGGCCGCCCTGAGCGCCAGCTGCCGTCAGTGCGGGATAGGACCCGTGCTGGGATAGGAGCCCGAGCCCCCAGGCCTGGAGCGGGCCTCAGGAACCAGCATATGGCCCCATCGGCTGCTCCTCAGGCCCCAGAAGCCTTCACACTCAAGGAAAAGGG GCACCTGCTGCGGCTGCCTGCGGCATTCAGGAAAGCGGCTTCCCAGAACTCGAG CCTGTGGGTCCAGCTGAGTTCCATGCAGACCAGTGATTCCATGGATGCCGCTGCTGCCAAAACCCAGTTCCTCCAGAACATACAGACAGCTGTATCCTTGCTGGGCTTGTGGGAGCCTGGTGGGCCTCTGGCTCTGAACCTGGCAG TCAGGCGGGTCCCAGCCCAGGCTCAGTGCTGCGGAAGTGGAGGCGGAGGCGAGGCGCCTGCGGAAGGCCTGTTCGCTGCTGAGACTGCGTGTGAGGGAGGAACTCTCAGCAG CCCCAATGGACTGGATGCAGGAGTACCGCTGCCTGCTCACGCTGGAGGGCCTGCAGGCCATGGTGGGCCAGTGTCTGCAGAGGCTGCAGGAACTGCGTGCAG CACCCAGGAGCTGCAGACCCTGGCGGCCCTCAAGCTGCGAGTGGCCGTGCTGGACCAGCAGATCCACTTGGAAAAGGTGCTTCTGGAAGAGGAGATGGGGGTGCAACAGAGGTCTGCAGCCTTGAGGAGGACCTGA
- the TEDC2 gene encoding tubulin epsilon and delta complex protein 2 isoform X4, translating to MLPADCSRRLVAELQGALDACAQRQLQLEQSLRVCRRLLQAWEPPGTWTWEPPPEPETNEEDPLPACTPSPQDLKELEFLTQALEKAVRVRRGITKAGERNKAPSLKSRSIVTSPGTTASTPPQSPGQAGGHASDTRPTKGLRQTTVPAKGRPERQLPSVRDRTRAGIGARAPRPGAGLRNQHMAPSAAPQAPEAFTLKEKGHLLRLPAAFRKAASQNSSLWVQLSSMQTSDSMDAAAAKTQFLQNIQTAVSLLGLWEPGGPLALNLAVRRVPAQAQCCGSGGGGEAPAEGLFAAETACEGGTLSSPNGLDAGVPLPAHAGGPAGHGGPVSAEAAGTACRQGKWCRCLGEPGKQEKQSRGFGCHPKGHILLCTQRWRNGHHYRVLWGGPPEPRRPVGAEQSLHGAPSCLSTPAPRSCRPWRPSSCEWPCWTSRSTWKRS from the exons ATGCTGCCCGCGGACTGCTCGCGCCG GCTGGTAGCCGAGCTGCAGGGCGCCCTGGACGCCTGCGCACAGCGACAGCTGCAACTGGAGCAGAGCCTGCGCGTCTGCCGTCGGCTGCTGCAGGCCTG GGAACCACCCGGGACCTGGACTTGGGAGCCACCTCCAGAGCCAGAAACTAACGAAGAGGACCCCCTTCCAG CATGCACACCCAGTCCACAAGACCTCAAAGAGTTGGAGTTTCTGACCCAGGCACTGGAGAAGGCTGTTCGGGTTCGAAGAGGCATCACTAAGGCTGGAGAAAGAAACAAGGCCCCCAGCCTGAAATCTAGGTCCATTGTCACCTCTCCTGGCACAAcagcctccaccccaccccagtcCCCAGGCCAAGCTGGTGGCCATGCCTCAGACACGAGACCCACCAAGGGCCTCCGCCAGACCACAGTGCCTGCCAAGGGCCGCCCTGAGCGCCAGCTGCCGTCAGTGCGGGATAGGACCCGTGCTGGGATAGGAGCCCGAGCCCCCAGGCCTGGAGCGGGCCTCAGGAACCAGCATATGGCCCCATCGGCTGCTCCTCAGGCCCCAGAAGCCTTCACACTCAAGGAAAAGGG GCACCTGCTGCGGCTGCCTGCGGCATTCAGGAAAGCGGCTTCCCAGAACTCGAG CCTGTGGGTCCAGCTGAGTTCCATGCAGACCAGTGATTCCATGGATGCCGCTGCTGCCAAAACCCAGTTCCTCCAGAACATACAGACAGCTGTATCCTTGCTGGGCTTGTGGGAGCCTGGTGGGCCTCTGGCTCTGAACCTGGCAG TCAGGCGGGTCCCAGCCCAGGCTCAGTGCTGCGGAAGTGGAGGCGGAGGCGAGGCGCCTGCGGAAGGCCTGTTCGCTGCTGAGACTGCGTGTGAGGGAGGAACTCTCAGCAG CCCCAATGGACTGGATGCAGGAGTACCGCTGCCTGCTCACGCTGGAGGGCCTGCAGGCCATGGTGGGCCAGTGTCTGCAGAGGCTGCAGGAACTGCGTGCAG GCAGGGCAAGTGGTGCAGATGCCTGGGAGAGCCAGGCAAACAGGAAAAGCAGAGCCGCGGCTTCGGCTGCCACCCCAAAGGCCACATTCTCCTGTGTACACAGCGGTGGCGGAACGGCCACCATTACCGTGTCCTGTGGGGAGGCCCCCCAGAGCCTCGCCGTCCTGTGGGGGCAGAGCAGAGCCTACATGGAGCCCCCAGCTGCTTGTCTACTCCAGCACCCAGGAGCTGCAGACCCTGGCGGCCCTCAAGCTGCGAGTGGCCGTGCTGGACCAGCAGATCCACTTGGAAAAG gtCCTGA
- the TEDC2 gene encoding tubulin epsilon and delta complex protein 2 isoform X5: protein MLPADCSRRLVAELQGALDACAQRQLQLEQSLRVCRRLLQAWEPPGTWTWEPPPEPETNEEDPLPACTPSPQDLKELEFLTQALEKAVRVRRGITKAGERNKAPSLKSRSIVTSPGTTASTPPQSPGQAGGHASDTRPTKGLRQTTVPAKGRPERQLPSVRDRTRAGIGARAPRPGAGLRNQHMAPSAAPQAPEAFTLKEKGHLLRLPAAFRKAASQNSSLWVQLSSMQTSDSMDAAAAKTQFLQNIQTASGGSQPRLSAAEVEAEARRLRKACSLLRLRVREELSAAPMDWMQEYRCLLTLEGLQAMVGQCLQRLQELRAAVAERPPLPCPVGRPPRASPSCGGRAEPTWSPQLLVYSSTQELQTLAALKLRVAVLDQQIHLEKVLMAELLPLVSAAQPEGPSWLTLCRAAHSLLCEGGARVLTILRDESVD from the exons ATGCTGCCCGCGGACTGCTCGCGCCG GCTGGTAGCCGAGCTGCAGGGCGCCCTGGACGCCTGCGCACAGCGACAGCTGCAACTGGAGCAGAGCCTGCGCGTCTGCCGTCGGCTGCTGCAGGCCTG GGAACCACCCGGGACCTGGACTTGGGAGCCACCTCCAGAGCCAGAAACTAACGAAGAGGACCCCCTTCCAG CATGCACACCCAGTCCACAAGACCTCAAAGAGTTGGAGTTTCTGACCCAGGCACTGGAGAAGGCTGTTCGGGTTCGAAGAGGCATCACTAAGGCTGGAGAAAGAAACAAGGCCCCCAGCCTGAAATCTAGGTCCATTGTCACCTCTCCTGGCACAAcagcctccaccccaccccagtcCCCAGGCCAAGCTGGTGGCCATGCCTCAGACACGAGACCCACCAAGGGCCTCCGCCAGACCACAGTGCCTGCCAAGGGCCGCCCTGAGCGCCAGCTGCCGTCAGTGCGGGATAGGACCCGTGCTGGGATAGGAGCCCGAGCCCCCAGGCCTGGAGCGGGCCTCAGGAACCAGCATATGGCCCCATCGGCTGCTCCTCAGGCCCCAGAAGCCTTCACACTCAAGGAAAAGGG GCACCTGCTGCGGCTGCCTGCGGCATTCAGGAAAGCGGCTTCCCAGAACTCGAG CCTGTGGGTCCAGCTGAGTTCCATGCAGACCAGTGATTCCATGGATGCCGCTGCTGCCAAAACCCAGTTCCTCCAGAACATACAGACAGCT TCAGGCGGGTCCCAGCCCAGGCTCAGTGCTGCGGAAGTGGAGGCGGAGGCGAGGCGCCTGCGGAAGGCCTGTTCGCTGCTGAGACTGCGTGTGAGGGAGGAACTCTCAGCAG CCCCAATGGACTGGATGCAGGAGTACCGCTGCCTGCTCACGCTGGAGGGCCTGCAGGCCATGGTGGGCCAGTGTCTGCAGAGGCTGCAGGAACTGCGTGCAG CGGTGGCGGAACGGCCACCATTACCGTGTCCTGTGGGGAGGCCCCCCAGAGCCTCGCCGTCCTGTGGGGGCAGAGCAGAGCCTACATGGAGCCCCCAGCTGCTTGTCTACTCCAGCACCCAGGAGCTGCAGACCCTGGCGGCCCTCAAGCTGCGAGTGGCCGTGCTGGACCAGCAGATCCACTTGGAAAAG gtCCTGATGGCTGAACTCCTCCCCCTGGTAAGTGCTGCACAGCCAGAGGGGCCGTCCTGGCTGACCCTGTGCCGGGCTGCACACAGCCTGCTCTGCGAGGGAGGTGCACGTGTCCTCACCATCCTGCGAGATGAATCTGTGGACTGA
- the TEDC2 gene encoding tubulin epsilon and delta complex protein 2 isoform X6 encodes MLPADCSRRLVAELQGALDACAQRQLQLEQSLRVCRRLLQAWEPPGTWTWEPPPEPETNEEDPLPACTPSPQDLKELEFLTQALEKAVRVRRGITKAGERNKAPSLKSRSIVTSPGTTASTPPQSPGQAGGHASDTRPTKGLRQTTVPAKGRPERQLPSVRDRTRAGIGARAPRPGAGLRNQHMAPSAAPQAPEAFTLKEKGHLLRLPAAFRKAASQNSSLWVQLSSMQTSDSMDAAAAKTQFLQNIQTASGGSQPRLSAAEVEAEARRLRKACSLLRLRVREELSAAPMDWMQEYRCLLTLEGLQAMVGQCLQRLQELRAGRASGADAWESQANRKSRAAASAATPKATFSCVHSGGGTATITVSCGEAPQSLAVLWGQSRAYMEPPAACLLQHPGAADPGGPQAASGRAGPADPLGKGPDG; translated from the exons ATGCTGCCCGCGGACTGCTCGCGCCG GCTGGTAGCCGAGCTGCAGGGCGCCCTGGACGCCTGCGCACAGCGACAGCTGCAACTGGAGCAGAGCCTGCGCGTCTGCCGTCGGCTGCTGCAGGCCTG GGAACCACCCGGGACCTGGACTTGGGAGCCACCTCCAGAGCCAGAAACTAACGAAGAGGACCCCCTTCCAG CATGCACACCCAGTCCACAAGACCTCAAAGAGTTGGAGTTTCTGACCCAGGCACTGGAGAAGGCTGTTCGGGTTCGAAGAGGCATCACTAAGGCTGGAGAAAGAAACAAGGCCCCCAGCCTGAAATCTAGGTCCATTGTCACCTCTCCTGGCACAAcagcctccaccccaccccagtcCCCAGGCCAAGCTGGTGGCCATGCCTCAGACACGAGACCCACCAAGGGCCTCCGCCAGACCACAGTGCCTGCCAAGGGCCGCCCTGAGCGCCAGCTGCCGTCAGTGCGGGATAGGACCCGTGCTGGGATAGGAGCCCGAGCCCCCAGGCCTGGAGCGGGCCTCAGGAACCAGCATATGGCCCCATCGGCTGCTCCTCAGGCCCCAGAAGCCTTCACACTCAAGGAAAAGGG GCACCTGCTGCGGCTGCCTGCGGCATTCAGGAAAGCGGCTTCCCAGAACTCGAG CCTGTGGGTCCAGCTGAGTTCCATGCAGACCAGTGATTCCATGGATGCCGCTGCTGCCAAAACCCAGTTCCTCCAGAACATACAGACAGCT TCAGGCGGGTCCCAGCCCAGGCTCAGTGCTGCGGAAGTGGAGGCGGAGGCGAGGCGCCTGCGGAAGGCCTGTTCGCTGCTGAGACTGCGTGTGAGGGAGGAACTCTCAGCAG CCCCAATGGACTGGATGCAGGAGTACCGCTGCCTGCTCACGCTGGAGGGCCTGCAGGCCATGGTGGGCCAGTGTCTGCAGAGGCTGCAGGAACTGCGTGCAG GCAGGGCAAGTGGTGCAGATGCCTGGGAGAGCCAGGCAAACAGGAAAAGCAGAGCCGCGGCTTCGGCTGCCACCCCAAAGGCCACATTCTCCTGTGTACACAGCGGTGGCGGAACGGCCACCATTACCGTGTCCTGTGGGGAGGCCCCCCAGAGCCTCGCCGTCCTGTGGGGGCAGAGCAGAGCCTACATGGAGCCCCCAGCTGCTTGTCTACTCCAGCACCCAGGAGCTGCAGACCCTGGCGGCCCTCAAGCTGCGAGTGGCCGTGCTGGACCAGCAGATCCACTTGGAAAAG gtCCTGATGGCTGA
- the TEDC2 gene encoding tubulin epsilon and delta complex protein 2 isoform X8: MLPADCSRRLVAELQGALDACAQRQLQLEQSLRVCRRLLQAWEPPGTWTWEPPPEPETNEEDPLPACTPSPQDLKELEFLTQALEKAVRVRRGITKAGERNKAPSLKSRSIVTSPGTTASTPPQSPGQAGGHASDTRPTKGLRQTTVPAKGRPERQLPSVRDRTRAGIGARAPRPGAGLRNQHMAPSAAPQAPEAFTLKEKGHLLRLPAAFRKAASQNSSLWVQLSSMQTSDSMDAAAAKTQFLQNIQTASGGSQPRLSAAEVEAEARRLRKACSLLRLRVREELSAAPMDWMQEYRCLLTLEGLQAMVGQCLQRLQELRAAVAERPPLPCPVGRPPRASPSCGGRAEPTWSPQLLVYSSTQELQTLAALKLRVAVLDQQIHLEKVLLEEEMGVQQRSAALRRT; encoded by the exons ATGCTGCCCGCGGACTGCTCGCGCCG GCTGGTAGCCGAGCTGCAGGGCGCCCTGGACGCCTGCGCACAGCGACAGCTGCAACTGGAGCAGAGCCTGCGCGTCTGCCGTCGGCTGCTGCAGGCCTG GGAACCACCCGGGACCTGGACTTGGGAGCCACCTCCAGAGCCAGAAACTAACGAAGAGGACCCCCTTCCAG CATGCACACCCAGTCCACAAGACCTCAAAGAGTTGGAGTTTCTGACCCAGGCACTGGAGAAGGCTGTTCGGGTTCGAAGAGGCATCACTAAGGCTGGAGAAAGAAACAAGGCCCCCAGCCTGAAATCTAGGTCCATTGTCACCTCTCCTGGCACAAcagcctccaccccaccccagtcCCCAGGCCAAGCTGGTGGCCATGCCTCAGACACGAGACCCACCAAGGGCCTCCGCCAGACCACAGTGCCTGCCAAGGGCCGCCCTGAGCGCCAGCTGCCGTCAGTGCGGGATAGGACCCGTGCTGGGATAGGAGCCCGAGCCCCCAGGCCTGGAGCGGGCCTCAGGAACCAGCATATGGCCCCATCGGCTGCTCCTCAGGCCCCAGAAGCCTTCACACTCAAGGAAAAGGG GCACCTGCTGCGGCTGCCTGCGGCATTCAGGAAAGCGGCTTCCCAGAACTCGAG CCTGTGGGTCCAGCTGAGTTCCATGCAGACCAGTGATTCCATGGATGCCGCTGCTGCCAAAACCCAGTTCCTCCAGAACATACAGACAGCT TCAGGCGGGTCCCAGCCCAGGCTCAGTGCTGCGGAAGTGGAGGCGGAGGCGAGGCGCCTGCGGAAGGCCTGTTCGCTGCTGAGACTGCGTGTGAGGGAGGAACTCTCAGCAG CCCCAATGGACTGGATGCAGGAGTACCGCTGCCTGCTCACGCTGGAGGGCCTGCAGGCCATGGTGGGCCAGTGTCTGCAGAGGCTGCAGGAACTGCGTGCAG CGGTGGCGGAACGGCCACCATTACCGTGTCCTGTGGGGAGGCCCCCCAGAGCCTCGCCGTCCTGTGGGGGCAGAGCAGAGCCTACATGGAGCCCCCAGCTGCTTGTCTACTCCAGCACCCAGGAGCTGCAGACCCTGGCGGCCCTCAAGCTGCGAGTGGCCGTGCTGGACCAGCAGATCCACTTGGAAAAGGTGCTTCTGGAAGAGGAGATGGGGGTGCAACAGAGGTCTGCAGCCTTGAGGAGGACCTGA
- the TEDC2 gene encoding tubulin epsilon and delta complex protein 2 isoform X1 produces MLPADCSRRLVAELQGALDACAQRQLQLEQSLRVCRRLLQAWEPPGTWTWEPPPEPETNEEDPLPACTPSPQDLKELEFLTQALEKAVRVRRGITKAGERNKAPSLKSRSIVTSPGTTASTPPQSPGQAGGHASDTRPTKGLRQTTVPAKGRPERQLPSVRDRTRAGIGARAPRPGAGLRNQHMAPSAAPQAPEAFTLKEKGHLLRLPAAFRKAASQNSSLWVQLSSMQTSDSMDAAAAKTQFLQNIQTASGGSQPRLSAAEVEAEARRLRKACSLLRLRVREELSAAPMDWMQEYRCLLTLEGLQAMVGQCLQRLQELRAGRASGADAWESQANRKSRAAASAATPKATFSCVHSGGGTATITVSCGEAPQSLAVLWGQSRAYMEPPAACLLQHPGAADPGGPQAASGRAGPADPLGKGASGRGDGGATEVCSLEEDLRVLMAELLPLVSAAQPEGPSWLTLCRAAHSLLCEGGARVLTILRDESVD; encoded by the exons ATGCTGCCCGCGGACTGCTCGCGCCG GCTGGTAGCCGAGCTGCAGGGCGCCCTGGACGCCTGCGCACAGCGACAGCTGCAACTGGAGCAGAGCCTGCGCGTCTGCCGTCGGCTGCTGCAGGCCTG GGAACCACCCGGGACCTGGACTTGGGAGCCACCTCCAGAGCCAGAAACTAACGAAGAGGACCCCCTTCCAG CATGCACACCCAGTCCACAAGACCTCAAAGAGTTGGAGTTTCTGACCCAGGCACTGGAGAAGGCTGTTCGGGTTCGAAGAGGCATCACTAAGGCTGGAGAAAGAAACAAGGCCCCCAGCCTGAAATCTAGGTCCATTGTCACCTCTCCTGGCACAAcagcctccaccccaccccagtcCCCAGGCCAAGCTGGTGGCCATGCCTCAGACACGAGACCCACCAAGGGCCTCCGCCAGACCACAGTGCCTGCCAAGGGCCGCCCTGAGCGCCAGCTGCCGTCAGTGCGGGATAGGACCCGTGCTGGGATAGGAGCCCGAGCCCCCAGGCCTGGAGCGGGCCTCAGGAACCAGCATATGGCCCCATCGGCTGCTCCTCAGGCCCCAGAAGCCTTCACACTCAAGGAAAAGGG GCACCTGCTGCGGCTGCCTGCGGCATTCAGGAAAGCGGCTTCCCAGAACTCGAG CCTGTGGGTCCAGCTGAGTTCCATGCAGACCAGTGATTCCATGGATGCCGCTGCTGCCAAAACCCAGTTCCTCCAGAACATACAGACAGCT TCAGGCGGGTCCCAGCCCAGGCTCAGTGCTGCGGAAGTGGAGGCGGAGGCGAGGCGCCTGCGGAAGGCCTGTTCGCTGCTGAGACTGCGTGTGAGGGAGGAACTCTCAGCAG CCCCAATGGACTGGATGCAGGAGTACCGCTGCCTGCTCACGCTGGAGGGCCTGCAGGCCATGGTGGGCCAGTGTCTGCAGAGGCTGCAGGAACTGCGTGCAG GCAGGGCAAGTGGTGCAGATGCCTGGGAGAGCCAGGCAAACAGGAAAAGCAGAGCCGCGGCTTCGGCTGCCACCCCAAAGGCCACATTCTCCTGTGTACACAGCGGTGGCGGAACGGCCACCATTACCGTGTCCTGTGGGGAGGCCCCCCAGAGCCTCGCCGTCCTGTGGGGGCAGAGCAGAGCCTACATGGAGCCCCCAGCTGCTTGTCTACTCCAGCACCCAGGAGCTGCAGACCCTGGCGGCCCTCAAGCTGCGAGTGGCCGTGCTGGACCAGCAGATCCACTTGGAAAAGGTGCTTCTGGAAGAGGAGATGGGGGTGCAACAGAGGTCTGCAGCCTTGAGGAGGACCTGAGG gtCCTGATGGCTGAACTCCTCCCCCTGGTAAGTGCTGCACAGCCAGAGGGGCCGTCCTGGCTGACCCTGTGCCGGGCTGCACACAGCCTGCTCTGCGAGGGAGGTGCACGTGTCCTCACCATCCTGCGAGATGAATCTGTGGACTGA
- the TEDC2 gene encoding tubulin epsilon and delta complex protein 2 isoform X2, whose product MLPADCSRRLVAELQGALDACAQRQLQLEQSLRVCRRLLQAWEPPGTWTWEPPPEPETNEEDPLPACTPSPQDLKELEFLTQALEKAVRVRRGITKAGERNKAPSLKSRSIVTSPGTTASTPPQSPGQAGGHASDTRPTKGLRQTTVPAKGRPERQLPSVRDRTRAGIGARAPRPGAGLRNQHMAPSAAPQAPEAFTLKEKGHLLRLPAAFRKAASQNSSLWVQLSSMQTSDSMDAAAAKTQFLQNIQTAVSLLGLWEPGGPLALNLAVRRVPAQAQCCGSGGGGEAPAEGLFAAETACEGGTLSSPNGLDAGVPLPAHAGGPAGHGGPVSAEAAGTACSGGGTATITVSCGEAPQSLAVLWGQSRAYMEPPAACLLQHPGAADPGGPQAASGRAGPADPLGKGASGRGDGGATEVCSLEEDLRVLMAELLPLVSAAQPEGPSWLTLCRAAHSLLCEGGARVLTILRDESVD is encoded by the exons ATGCTGCCCGCGGACTGCTCGCGCCG GCTGGTAGCCGAGCTGCAGGGCGCCCTGGACGCCTGCGCACAGCGACAGCTGCAACTGGAGCAGAGCCTGCGCGTCTGCCGTCGGCTGCTGCAGGCCTG GGAACCACCCGGGACCTGGACTTGGGAGCCACCTCCAGAGCCAGAAACTAACGAAGAGGACCCCCTTCCAG CATGCACACCCAGTCCACAAGACCTCAAAGAGTTGGAGTTTCTGACCCAGGCACTGGAGAAGGCTGTTCGGGTTCGAAGAGGCATCACTAAGGCTGGAGAAAGAAACAAGGCCCCCAGCCTGAAATCTAGGTCCATTGTCACCTCTCCTGGCACAAcagcctccaccccaccccagtcCCCAGGCCAAGCTGGTGGCCATGCCTCAGACACGAGACCCACCAAGGGCCTCCGCCAGACCACAGTGCCTGCCAAGGGCCGCCCTGAGCGCCAGCTGCCGTCAGTGCGGGATAGGACCCGTGCTGGGATAGGAGCCCGAGCCCCCAGGCCTGGAGCGGGCCTCAGGAACCAGCATATGGCCCCATCGGCTGCTCCTCAGGCCCCAGAAGCCTTCACACTCAAGGAAAAGGG GCACCTGCTGCGGCTGCCTGCGGCATTCAGGAAAGCGGCTTCCCAGAACTCGAG CCTGTGGGTCCAGCTGAGTTCCATGCAGACCAGTGATTCCATGGATGCCGCTGCTGCCAAAACCCAGTTCCTCCAGAACATACAGACAGCTGTATCCTTGCTGGGCTTGTGGGAGCCTGGTGGGCCTCTGGCTCTGAACCTGGCAG TCAGGCGGGTCCCAGCCCAGGCTCAGTGCTGCGGAAGTGGAGGCGGAGGCGAGGCGCCTGCGGAAGGCCTGTTCGCTGCTGAGACTGCGTGTGAGGGAGGAACTCTCAGCAG CCCCAATGGACTGGATGCAGGAGTACCGCTGCCTGCTCACGCTGGAGGGCCTGCAGGCCATGGTGGGCCAGTGTCTGCAGAGGCTGCAGGAACTGCGTGCAG CGGTGGCGGAACGGCCACCATTACCGTGTCCTGTGGGGAGGCCCCCCAGAGCCTCGCCGTCCTGTGGGGGCAGAGCAGAGCCTACATGGAGCCCCCAGCTGCTTGTCTACTCCAGCACCCAGGAGCTGCAGACCCTGGCGGCCCTCAAGCTGCGAGTGGCCGTGCTGGACCAGCAGATCCACTTGGAAAAGGTGCTTCTGGAAGAGGAGATGGGGGTGCAACAGAGGTCTGCAGCCTTGAGGAGGACCTGAGG gtCCTGATGGCTGAACTCCTCCCCCTGGTAAGTGCTGCACAGCCAGAGGGGCCGTCCTGGCTGACCCTGTGCCGGGCTGCACACAGCCTGCTCTGCGAGGGAGGTGCACGTGTCCTCACCATCCTGCGAGATGAATCTGTGGACTGA